A stretch of the Malus sylvestris chromosome 10, drMalSylv7.2, whole genome shotgun sequence genome encodes the following:
- the LOC126586705 gene encoding serine decarboxylase-like, whose product MDHENGAVAVEMLSDDFDPTAVVAEPLPPVVTSTDDCDLLGKLAEDRKGSREKQMVLGRNVHTTCLAVTEPESNDDFTGDKEAYMASVLARYRKTLIERTKHHLGYPYNLDFDYGALTQLQHFSINNLGDPFIESNYGVHSRQFEVGVLDWFARLWEIEKNEYWGYITNCGTEGNLHGVLVGREVFPDGILYASRESHYSIFKAARMYRMECEKIDCLISGEIDCADFKTKLLAHQDKPAIINVNIGTTVKGAVDDLDLVIQTLEECGYKQDRFYIHCDGALFGLMMPFVKRAPKVSFKKPIGSVSVSGHKFVGCPMPCGVQITRLEHINALSRNVEYLASRDATIMGSRNGHAPIFLWYTLNKKGYSGFQKEVQKCLRNAHYLKGRLRDAGISAMLNELSSTVVFERPKDEEFVRRWQLACQGNIAHVVVMPSVNIEKLDDFLNELVEKRSTWYDEKVQAPCIAADVGTENCSCGQHK is encoded by the exons ATGGATCACGAGAACGGAGCTGTGGCGGTGGAGATGCTATCCGATGATTTCGATCCCACGGCTGTGGTTGCGGAGCCTTTGCCTCCGGTTGTAACCAGCACCGACGACTGCGATCTCCTCGGAAAATTGGCCGAAGACCGCAAAGGTAGCCGGGAGAAACAGATGGTTCTCGGCCGGAACGTGCACACCACGTGCCTCGCCGTGACGGAGCCCGAATCCAACGACGATTTCACCGGCGATAAGGAGGCGTACATGGCCAGCGTCCTCGCCCGCTACCGCAAAACACTCATCGAGAGGACCAAGCACCATCTTG GTTATCCGTACAATTTGGACTTCGACTATGGTGCTCTGACGCAGCTTCAGCATTTCTCCATCAACAATTTGGGCGATCCGTTTATCGAGAGCAACTACGGTGTCCATTCAAGGCAGTTCGAGGTCGGCGTTCTCGATTGGTTTGCTCGGTTGTGGGAGATTGAGAAGAATGAGTATTGGGGATACATCACCAATTGCGGCACGGAAGGCAATCTTCACGGAGTCTTAGTTGG GAGAGAAGTATTTCCAGATGGGATTCTGTATGCTTCTCGAGAATCGCATTATTCGATATTTAAAGCTGCCAGAATGTATAGAATGGAATGCGAAAAGATTGATTGTCTGATCTCTGGTGAGATTGATTGTGCGGATTTCAAAACTAAACTTCTTGCTCACCAGGATAAACCCGCCATCATCAACGTTAATATTG GAACAACTGTCAAAGGAGCTGTTGACGACCTGgatcttgtcatacagaccctTGAAGAATGTGGATACAAGCAAGATCGTTTCTACATTCACTGCGACGGAGCATTATTTGGACTTATGATGCCTTTTGTCAAACGT GCACCAAAAGTTTCGTTCAAGAAGCCCATTGGGAGTGTCAGCGTTTCTGGTCACAAGTTTGTTGGATGTCCAATGCCTTGTGGTGTTCAGATAACAAGGCTGGAGCACATTAATGCCCTTTCAAGGAATGTAGAATACCTAGCTTCGAGGGATGCCACAATCATGGGAAGCCGGAACGGTCATGCTCCAATTTTCTTATGGTACACGCTCAACAAAAAAGGTTACTCGGGGTTCCAAAAAGAAGTCCAGAAGTGTCTTAGAAATGCTCACTACCTGAAGGGCCGCCTTCGTGATGCTGGAATCAGTGCCATGCTGAACGAGCTAAGTAGCACAGTGGTGTTTGAGCGGCCTAAGGATGAAGAGTTTGTTCGTAGGTGGCAGTTGGCTTGCCAAGGAAATATTGCGCATGTTGTGGTGATGCCAAGTGTCAACATCGAAAAGTTGGACGATTTCTTGAATGAACTAGTTGAAAAACGCTCAACTTGGTACGACGAGAAAGTTCAGGCTCCATGTATTGCAGCTGATGTAGGAACCGAGAATTGTTCCTGCGGGCAGCACAAATGA
- the LOC126586707 gene encoding transcription factor VIP1-like gives MDSNNVNNNFGAAAGPFPTFNDMEQMSETPQRGSHHRRAHSDTSFRTPNFDDLLLFDPSDLDLSCLASPNLPPRGSDSDNIAMFLESDDSSGGQPPNPFSSTPKPTASSGSTATAAHLRSLSVDSDFFDGLGLGDSGRELTGGQRSRSHRHSISMDGSSIEADSSVITLNGFKKSIAPERLAELSLTDPKRAKRILANRQSAARSKERKVKYANELERKVQTLQTEATTLSAQVTLLQRDTTVITAENKELKLRLQALEQQSQLRDALSEKLKEEAQRLKIEANQIRPRAGNGNPFYGGLPPQYGQTQLHQNQTQHQQHHNQGVASGQAHPSYMDFNGRA, from the exons ATGGATTCCAACAACGTCAACAACAACTTCGGCGCTGCTGCCGGACCCTTCCCGACATTCAATGACATGGAGCAGATGTCGGAGACCCCTCAGCGCGGGTCCCACCACCGCCGGGCTCACTCCGACACATCCTTCCGCACCCCCAACTTCGACGACCTCCTCCTCTTCGACCCTTCCGACCTCGACCTCTCCTGCCTCGCCTCTCCCAACCTCCCGCCACGTGGCAGTGACAGCGACAACATCGCCATGTTTCTCGAGTCCGACGACTCCTCGGGGGGCCAACCACCCAACCCCTTCTCCTCCACTCCCAAGCCCACCGCTTCCTCCGGCTCCACCGCCACCGCTGCCCACCTCCGGAGCCTCTCCGTCGACTCTGACTTTTTCGACGGCCTGGGCCTGGGGGATTCAGGCCGGGAACTGACTGGGGGGCAGAGGTCTCGATCCCACAGGCACAGCATCTCGATGGACGGTTCGTCTATCGAGGCGGACTCGTCGGTGATCACCCTGAACGGCTTCAAGAAGTCCATAGCTCCTGAGAGACTTGCTGAGCTCTCTCTGACCGACCCTAAGAGAGCTAAAAG GATTTTAGCTAATAGGCAATCCGCTGCGAGGTCCAAGGAGAGGAAGGTGAAGTATGCGAATGAGCTGGAGAGGAAGGTGCAGACTCTTCAGACCGAGGCGACCACCCTCTCCGCCCAGGTCACTCTGTTACAG AGAGACACTACTGTCATAACTGCTGAGAATAAGGAGCTCAAACTTCGCCTACAGGCTCTGGAGCAACAATCACAGCTTAGAGATG CCTTGAGTGAGAAACTTAAGGAGGAAGCGCAGCGGCTTAAGATTGAAGCCAACCAAATCCGACCCAGGGCTGGGAATGGAAACCCTTTCTACGGAGGGCTCCCCCCTCAGTATGGTCAGACCCAGCTCCACCAGAACCAGACCCAGCACCAGCAGCATCACAACCAGGGCGTCGCCAGTGGGCAGGCTCACCCGAGCTACATGGATTTCAACGGGAGGGCATAG